Genomic window (Solidesulfovibrio fructosivorans JJ]):
GTCTCAAGGAGGCATCCATGCGGTTGTTGACGCGTTCGGATTTCGACGGGCTTATCTGCGCCGTGTTGCTCAAGGAAGCCGGGGTGATGGACGAATGGACGTTCGTGCACCCAAAAGACGTCCAGGACGGCAAGGTGGCATGCGGCCCGAACGACATCCTGGCCAACGTGCCCTACGCGCCGGGCTGCGGCCTGTGGTTCGACCACCACACCAGCGAGGCCGACCGCCTGGGCGATATCAGCTTTACGGGCGCGTCCAAGCAGTATCCGAGCTGCGCCCGGGTCATCTGGGAGTATTACGGCGGCCACAAGATCTTTCCCGAACGCTTCGACGAGATGCTCACCTTCGTCGACCGTTGCGACAGCGGCGACCTGACGCCCGGGGATGTGGCCCGGCCCGAGGGCTGGATATTGCTGAGCTTCATCATGGACCCGCGCACCGGCCTCGGCCGCTACCGCGACTACCGCATCAGCAACTACCAGCTCATGATGCGTCTGGTCGATCTGTGTCGCCACGAGCCGGTGGGGAACATCCTGGCCGACCCCGACGTGGCCGAGCGCGTGAAACGCTACTTC
Coding sequences:
- a CDS encoding DHH family phosphoesterase, which gives rise to MRLLTRSDFDGLICAVLLKEAGVMDEWTFVHPKDVQDGKVACGPNDILANVPYAPGCGLWFDHHTSEADRLGDISFTGASKQYPSCARVIWEYYGGHKIFPERFDEMLTFVDRCDSGDLTPGDVARPEGWILLSFIMDPRTGLGRYRDYRISNYQLMMRLVDLCRHEPVGNILADPDVAERVKRYFEQEQQFTAMLRARSKMLGKVLVIDLREQDEIFTGNRFTAYALFPECNVSVQVIWGKAKQNVVLTVGKSIFDRANPVDIGRLMLSYGGGGHRNVGTCQVPEAEAGQVLADVVAVLNGEKPQPGEGGLGA